The genomic interval TCAATCAATCACTTTCGATTGGCCCTTGATCAAAGATTTCACTATACCGTTGGGGGTgcaaaaaataacagaatatttAGATAATTGTGAAGTTCAAGAACAGTGGTTATGTGggatttattttaagaaaatcacCGAAGAACCTATCTCACTATTTTATCATTACGAGgtataaatttagaattttttttttaaaccttgtctaaatatacgaggtttggttattaaataacgatacaaaaaaatatgtttgccTCAAAGATAAGCGATTATCAGCTGTTTAACCTGATGCTTACCGTGTATGTGAACAAACCAGTACAGCCGTCACCTTCTTTCGTATAGGGGTTGTTTTGTATTGGCTCGGATATTTTATATCCCaagtctcgttattcaataacCTCGCCTCGTAcattaaaatgacaaaaatatagtttaaaaacacTGAGATGAAGCAATGCATACAATAAAACAGAAATACTCTACATCGATTTCTAACAGAAACATCTGAAAGATCGAGGGGTAGACTCAAAACTCTAAAGATCAATCGAGATGACTGTGAGCCAAAAAAAAAGGGTCAGAACATCGACAACACTTTTAGGACAATTGGTGGACGAATAATCGCTTAAACTGATGATATAGTAACCTATAACAGAAACAATGTTAAAAGAGATAGTTACAGAGGGGGAGCGTTCAGGTTTAACAATCAACGAAAACAATATGATGAGATTTGAAATGCAACGTCAAGAGaggaaaagtgaggttatggaagtagaaaaattcaaatacctCGATGTTTTGTACAATAATAGAGGAGATAGAGCCATCCATGCTGAAAggacattattggaaacaatatATGGATTtctttttctcagtgtagcgaTTTGTATTATCTTATTAATGTGTaaacacgaaattttttatatattttgaggttatatgcGGATTACCAACAAATATTTACCCCATACCTCAAGTTACAGCGAGCATTTATTTTCGAATAGAAGTTTCTAAAGTGATACCAAAATCTTGTCCGATACACGTAAGTGGAAAAACGATCGAATATTTAAGGCCGAATTTTACTAGGAAAATGCCACGCCGCGCCACgcatatgtttttccattaaattcaaTCGTATGCGTACACAATTAGCCCCTacaacacgccacgccacgccaatTCTCTTCTCAAACCGACTCAATCTTGCATTTACGGAAGTACACGTGACACCAATTACGATCTGCTTCTATTTTTCGGATTAAAACACCaagtttttaacgattttatgTACCCAAAAACTTCTTTTTCTCTAGCAGCTGCGTATTGTTCTAAAATCTTTCTAAACGAATCGAAGAAGCACAGCGTGGGGTAGCGTGACGTGGCGTGTTGCTAGTAGATTTCGACTTTAATGTTGAGAGAAACTTTTCGAACAATCCtcgtaaaagaaaaaatctCAGTTTAAACTGATATAATTATAGGTTACGTTCCAGTTGGAAACGTACAGATACGTTTTCGACGCTTCGATAACGACGGTAAGCGAAAAGTGGTTGTTGAATATATTGAAGTCGAAGATAAGCGTTTTTCCGACTCTCAATTATTGAAACTCCGATTGTGGAACagattcgaaataaaattttgtttttgaattcgaattttttcatttcgacGAAAAAATTTCGGTCGATTTCGGATCATCTTCAGTATTTTCGAGCTTACGGAAATCTTCGGCGTCCTGATGGAATTTTCCTTCGGACGGTTTGGCGTGAGATGGCAGCACCCAGTAGGTTTGTTGATCTTAGGTTTATACGAACTTGAGATCAGCAAATGACCACCTCATTTCATCTTTTTGATGGATGAAGCAGTTTTGGAGGGTTAAATATCCCCTTTCGAACCGAACCGAATTGAGTCAGTGATATGAAATGTCATGGTAAAAGATTGGTATTCCAGTATTGTTGTTTTTTGACACTTTTCTGTGTGTAAAAGTCACTTTCTCGCATTTTGACGAGATTTGATTGGATCTGGTaacaaaatcgaatattttttgtaatgagAAAGATCAATATTTTTGGTACACCTGGTAGGTTTCGTGGGAATTTAAGTCTCCATTAGTAATCGTAGAATTGCAGTGGAttcaatattgaagaatttttatGAAGGAAATCGCCGGTAAAAATAAGGGAAATATAAATTAACGAAAGCTTTAATTgcatttattcaaattgtttaaataaattcaaaattaatgtaaaaacagtagcaatcaatttttttcatctaaaacTCGTCATATGCATTTTAAATGTCATCTGATAATCATATTGTGTGATACAGGATGatccaaatattaaataaaaaaataaatggtacTAAGTTTTCGTATCCACCCTGTACATATAAATGTTTTgatacagtttttttaatacGTGAAAAAATCGTGAAACATTGAATCGATCCAAAATATATAATACGAATacgaaaactgttgaaaaaaggaaatattACTGAGtttatatatgaatgagtttttttttcaattttttttataagagtaTAGATCTAAAAACTCAATTTCATACgatatttataaagaataatacagggtgtttcataatattgttaaaaaagaaaatttttagttaggttaggtgagtgatatatatatatatatatatatatatatatatatatatatgaaaatatttcaatatcatttttttatataagaaaaggtCCTAGAACTCAGTTTCCTTGGATATTTAGGATacataatacagggtgtttcaaaatattggGTAAATTTGCCTATCCATCCTGTACATATGAATaagttttttcatcattttttttatagaaaaataaaccttagaatttaattttcttccatatttaGGATgaataatacagggtgttttgaaatatggttaataaaagaaaatatttggtaagttttcgtatatatatttatatattcataagaaaatgtttcaatgtcacttttttatataaaaaaagaaataatacagggtgtttcaaaatattgttaaaaaagaaaatatttggtaaGTTTTCGTATCCACCCTGTACAtatgaataagttttttttattattttgtttatagaaGAATGAatcttaaaatttaatttcctatGATATTTAGGATgaataatacagggtgtttgaaaatattgttaaaaaatgaagtTATCGTATACATATTAATACACACTTTTATTACCATTGTTTTTCCATATGAAAGGATCCTAATACTCAATATCCTCCGATATTCATTATGATTAATACAgggtatttcaaaatataaaaggaaatttTAGGTAAGTTTACGTatccaccctgtatatttatatatacatcagaaaatgtttcaatgtcatttttttatatgggtAAAGGTCCTAAAACTCAATTTCCTTCGATATTTAAGATGAATAATACAggggttttgaaaatattgttaaattagGAAGTATCGGGTAAGTTTTCGTATCCACCCTGTACATattaatataaagttttatcaacattttttccatatgaAAGATTCTGAAACTCAATATCCTCAGATATTTATTATGATAATAcagtgttgaaaaaaaaaaagaaataatatataacaaCGTTTACGCGTCATCCTGTagataattcatttaaatattacgagaaaaccccaaaaatacGTTCGATAATCATTTGCACCAAACAATATTccgtaattttatattaaacaaagtttttttccaaaatttacaCTTATACATTTTTGTGACGCACCCtgtaagaaaaatttcaatttaaatgtaCAAAAACGCATTAGAACGTAAAAAAATGTAACgataatcaatcaaaaacgaTTAGATCGAAAGGgaattgaaacgaaaaaaaaaatttgttttattcaaaattcaattcagACCCCGGAACGAAACTTGAAACGCCACCATTGTTATAATTACACCAACAAAGTTTGAACGGATTTCTTTCCCGGCCAAGCCTCCTTGGcgtacttcttcttcttcggcTCCATAGAATCCGCAGCCTGCACCTGTTGGGGTACAAACGGTGTGTTATTGGCAAAAGAATGTCCCATATCGATTTCGGGCGCCGGATTTGGCAAAACGATACCCAACCTAGAACTTAACGAACTGTACATGCCCAAATTACCAGAACCGGTTTGATGGGATTCCGGGGGTAAATCGTTGTACAAATCCGGAATGGTGACGTTGGGGTGGTGTATAGTTTTCGGTTGTTTGAATTCTGGTGACGTTACTCCTAAACTTTCCCCCATTTTGATTCTCTTGGACGACATGGGAACGACAGTCGTTTGTACTAGATTCCTAAATCGGCCTATACTGGGATCTATGTCTTCGGGGTTAATTATTTCGTCGTCTTCGTTGAAGGAAACGTACTGTCGTTTACGTTTTCTGCTACCCCTTTTTTCAGTATCATCTGATATACCCAACATTGATATTCTCCTATTATGCGCCGTGTTAAATTCTGTTAGATTctgtgaaataataaaattaatcataaatgatttaatttgaaaagttaCCTACGTCCAATTCAGTTTCCGTTTCCGGTAAACCCAATAATCCTCCCTCGGATTCTTCACCagctttttcaatttcatctaTAATAGGTCTAATTCCAGTTTGGGGTCTTTCTCTAATGATATAATTTCTCGTAGAAGCCCCAAAATGAAAACTAGAATCAATCGGAAGTTGAGTCGGTTTGTATCCTTCTAAACGtaaatttccaataaaagtACCATGTGCTAaattacaaacattatttttaatcatataaatatggaattttatatatttataaatcgaATACTTACTGCTACCGAGATCTACTAGGAAAGCTCT from Diorhabda sublineata isolate icDioSubl1.1 chromosome 8, icDioSubl1.1, whole genome shotgun sequence carries:
- the LOC130447331 gene encoding nuclear inhibitor of protein phosphatase 1, whose amino-acid sequence is MANHYEVPNWAGKPPVGLHLDVLKGDKLIQKLMIDEKKCYLFGRNSQMNDFCIDHASCSRVHAAFVWHKHLNRAFLVDLGSTHGTFIGNLRLEGYKPTQLPIDSSFHFGASTRNYIIRERPQTGIRPIIDEIEKAGEESEGGLLGLPETETELDNLTEFNTAHNRRISMLGISDDTEKRGSRKRKRQYVSFNEDDEIINPEDIDPSIGRFRNLVQTTVVPMSSKRIKMGESLGVTSPEFKQPKTIHHPNVTIPDLYNDLPPESHQTGSGNLGMYSSLSSRLGIVLPNPAPEIDMGHSFANNTPFVPQQVQAADSMEPKKKKYAKEAWPGKKSVQTLLV